The sequence below is a genomic window from Humulus lupulus chromosome 3, drHumLupu1.1, whole genome shotgun sequence.
AGAGCATGTATAAAAATTTtaagaaaacaaaattatatcaaaaaatagaaaaaaaattacgaaaaaaaagataaatacttaaaacacattatatatatttaacattttttttttgttttaacgagtcttttattaattttaacaaaatattctaaatatttaacaaaatatatctttaaaaataaattaaaaatagatatttattaattatattaatataaattaaaatattataaaatactattattataataatatttaatagaagattacatatttaataattatattagtataaatttaaatattgtaCAATttcattattataaatatataatacaaaactagatatttagtaattatattaatataaattcaaatcttataaaatattattattattttattattataagaatatataatcttaatttttataaaatttaggtagaataaatattttgtaattatattaatatgaattcaaatattataataatttctaatgcaagactagatatttaaaaattatatcaatataaatttaaatattataataatatataatacataatcttaatttttattaaaaaatttatcaattatatttaaaaggaatcatgttttttttttctaacttataaaattatatattcatAAACAttgtaaatatattatatataagcgTCATGTGTATATAAATTGTATGattgtgtaactacataagaaattataataacatttatcttatctcaagaataaacaagtttcttcTCCACTCATGAATATTTTCTaccttaaatatggtagtttgtgacctaaaatgttattatatatatataaactataaacaatattttgatttaatttttcttttaatatgttgaTGTCATtcgtttatatataatattttttatttatttgaaatttatatgacaatcataaaaacataataataataataattaataaatatctatatctatatctatatcttttctatataataagtgtgtagataacgaaaattcttggttttaacagtttttttattttttttaatgttaactttaacggaatattcttatatttaacagaatattcttatatataacaatagtttgtaaacacttaaacttaaataaaataaataattaaaatatgatatttttttagatattttacaatgacaattatttaaaaataataaataattaaacaaattaaaatataatattttttagatattttacaataataattattttaaaataataaataattaaacaaattaaaatatgatatttttgagatattttacaataataattatttaaaaataataaaatcattatgtttgataacttaaataaaatttaattaaacttaaattcacttattataataatatcatattaaacatataatacaatatactgtaaattagcaacaaattgttttttttaaaaaaaaaaaaaactagcaagaaacttaaatttaaaattcacctataatatttaatattacattaaacatataatatacaatctcttgttgtcactcccaaattcaaaaactagaacaaacatgaacttgaacaaaaataaataaattatttaattaaaataggatatttattttaaatttatatgacattaatataaatttaataaaaataattaataaattctataaataaaactaagcaaacatgcatattgcatgttgtttatatctagtatatatataaagatgtaaggtcccagaattttacttagctagttagatccTATGaagaaatagttctgaacgggaggcaatgtgggagttagaggaagacatgttagatcggtatccggaattgtttgataagtaaatttcgaggacgaaattcttttaagtatgagagaattgtagagtcccagaattttacttagctagttagatagtagtagtagtagcaatatctagtattagtttgtagtatgttagatttcgtggattttggttcaaattgGGACCTAGTTGGAAATTTCtaacaatagttatggattttataagtttaacttatagtttaagaatattaattgtaACATAATGCACTCACTCGTGTGAAGCCGTTGTTTTCAATAACATATGTTGTTCTTAATTTCCAAGTAATAATGCGTggattattattaatattaatacataTAAAAGAACGCTTTATAAGTAAAATCTTTTTCGTTTTAGAAATGCAATAATAAAAAGGACAAATAATTCAGGACAATATTGATATAGGCTATAGCTAAATCACTATAAGTAATTTTAGTGTTATATTATTGACTCAATCACACATTAAGTATTGTTATTTGACACTTTAATGGGTGTTTAACTCTACATGAATTGACACCATATAATTGGTTAGTGCTacttcataatacttattaaattaaaatgtgtGAGACAcgatattggattgcaccaatagTGATATGTTCCTTGTGGTGTTGGATACCAGTGgtgccccttagcaattctcttattatattgttaaaatattattttgaatgCTTAATAGACACACATGAGTACTTGCAAAAATGATTAATAAATTATGTACCTAGTGATTTTTAACTTAATTAATCTTTGTTCTTGGAAGATAaatattcattaaaaaaatagaGAATTGCTTTGGGACATTACTAGTGTCCAATACCACAAAGAAGTGACATATCGCTATTAGTGCAATCCAATATCGGGTCcaacttatttgaatttaataagtattatgatgTATCACTAactaatcacataataacacctAATATAGTGTTGGGTATCTTAAGATGCCAAATATCATCACTAAGAAAACTAAACTAGGACTAATAATAATTACGAGTTTTAATAACATTGGCTCTTAATAAATAATGTAGTCAGAATACTTTCAAAACAATTGAGATATTTTTTGTTTGGTGTGTATTTTGAACAAATGAGACCAATAATGTGTGGAAAATGTCAATGACAAAAATATCACATGTTGATTGCAAAATAACACAAATACCTACTAACGCTCACCCATAAATAGCCATGTAAGTCAAAGTGCTTCTCATCCCacaaacaaagaaaaatgaagTGCTTGAGCAACCTTATCATCATATTTTCTTTGGCTATATTATGCCTTGGAATCGTTTATGCAGACGAAAGAGCTGATCACACATGTGGTCCTAGTCTGGGCAATCCTCCATGTAATGAAGGAAGGTGTTGCAGTATCCATAACTATTGCGGTGGCGGATCTGGTTACTGCAGCGGCGGAAACTGCCGATACATGTGTTGGTTTGCTGCACTAACTGGTGGTCTCCCTCGTCATAATGCTGTAACCAAAATTATCAGCAAATCACTTTACAGCAAAATGTTTAAGCATAGAATTGATTGCCAAAGCCAGGGATTCTATAGTTACGAGGCTTTCATCACAGCTACTGAATCCTTTCCTGGTTTTGCTACTACTGGAGATGTTTCAACTCGTAAGAGGGAGCTCTCTGCTTTCTTTGGTCAAACATCTCAAGTAACAACTGGTAACTACATATATACGTAAAAAACAAGTCTGTATATATACACTATACCAATAATACAAAGCTTATATATGCATGTGTTCATATTTGTTGAAAAATTAATACTACGTACCCATCCAAAAAAACTATGTATAAATATGCTTTGTTTGGACAGGTTACGATTCTAGTGATCCACATGCATGGGGATATTGTAATATCAATGCGACTGCTCACACTACGACTGGCAAAGATTACTGCACCTCCTCTCAGTGGCCTTGTGCTGCAGGCAAAAAGTATATTAGCAGAGGACCTATCCAACTAACTCAGTGAGTATCTCACTACTtcgtttaattaattaatcaccataAATTTATATCTTAATTTgacattttttataattatttatgtCTCAGCAACTACAACTACGGGCTTGCTGGTAAGGCTCTTGGGGTAGATTTGATAAACAATCCTGATTTGGTGGCCACAGACCCAGTAGTTTCATTCAAGACAGCCTTGTGGTTTTGGATGACTAAGCATGACAGTAAGCCTTCCTGCCATGATATTTTGATCAATGCTAATAGTCAAGTCTCAAGCTACCTCGTGATTGACAATATAATCAATGGCAAGTCTCAAGTGGACCAAAGTGGACTCGAAAAAAATAGTAGAGTTTCTACTAGTGTTGGGTACTATAAGAGGTACTGTGACATGTTAAAAGTGAGTTATGGAAAGCTAATATAAGGCAAAAGCACCATAACGTACAATAGTAGCTCAAGAAAAATAAATGGTGTAGTTGCCATTTCTAGTTCTCCCTTTCATCTATGAGAAACCCAATATGTAATCATGTAATATTATGTACCAGTGGTCATCATGTATTTGTGTCATCATGTATTTGTGTCAAAGTGGTCATCATGTATTTGTGTTAAAGTGGTCATCATGTACCAGTGGACCATTGGACCGGCGGCCAACTTTAGACAGTTATTTCTGTGTGTATCCATGTGATGAAATAAATGAGCTACAGAAACTTTTGTGTATTATATATTATGAGAATTGCTAAGGTGGTACACCACAACCATAAGTAGGTAGCATATCattattggtgcaatccaaaattGGGTCctatttatttgaatttagtAAGTATGGTTATGTAAATCTCCTTATAAGCTCAGTTTAATTACAACAGGTTAAATTACAAATTTGCATGTAGGCCAAATACCAGTACAGACACTCAAATCAAAGACTCCAAAAACTTTCAGTTACAACAGAATCTAGCAAGAAACAAGAATGACCTAATTAACTTCAGCTCAACAATCTAGACTATTTCttcaagcatatatatatatatatataaaacagaTCAAGTTGGAAAAAGACTACCAGAAGCTTTAGATATCCCTTGTAAGCTGAGTTAGAGCAAGAGTGTTAGAGAGAGAAGCTCGGAGGAGCTCAGTTGTAATCACATGCAAAAGAAAGATCAGAAAGAGAGTTAGTAagagagaaaaggaaaaagaaaacagagagaaaataaataaagagcaGATTATCAATCAAAGTGTGTGATTTGAAATCTGTTGCAATCACTTGTAGTACCTGTTGTGACTAGTGGATAATCAAGCACTCTAAGGTAGCTTGACGGAGACGTAGCCCATCGTTCTGGGGTGAACTCTGAGATCAATTTTGGTGTTCAGATTCTCTTCCTCTGTTTGATTCTCTTGAACCCTAACCCTAAACTTTCACTATTGTTCATGTGTGCGTGTGTTCTTGATATTATGATTTCTGTGTTCTGAGTTGAATAACTCAGTGTGTTACTTTGTGGTTTGCTTGTTGGGCTGGACTGGGCCCTTTAATGTTTTGGGGTTTTTTATTTTTGCCATTTTTCATGGATGCATGAAATAATTGCAAGATTACCATAAATTTTTGTGTATTAATTTTTGTGTCTTGGAGTTAGAAGCTGCAAATTCTcacagtggtatcagagccaggttcttcCGCAAGATTCAAGACACAAATTGATACAATTAACAGGCAAGACTGGAATAAATTGATAATCAAGGACCAGAGGAAGTTGATCCTCAAAATTAGGGGAGTTTGAATCCACAAGAAGATGACAATGACATTGGAGATTTAGTGGATGTGTCACTGAATGATCAACCTGAGATTCCTAACCCTATCTATGATTTAAATTCTAACATAATCAAAATGAGTAGTTTTAAGACTGACATTGATAACTTTGATGGCTCAGGTGACTATAGGATTTGGAGGAGAAAGATCAGATCTTTGCTGGCACAACAAAATAGTTGCTAAGGGTTCCGGAAGAACCTATTGAATGGCCAAAAAATACAACCAAGATCCAGCAGAAAAAATACCTGGAAACTGCTACTGGAATTATCATCTTCAATCTAAGTGATGCAATCATCAGATTAGTGGATAAAGAAGAGACTCCTGCAGGGATATGGAGAAAGATAGAAGAACAGTTCCAGCAGAAGTCTTTAACCAATAAGATTTCTCTCAAAGAAAGAATCTTTGGTTTCAAGATGAACAAATCCAAGAATCTTGAGCAGAATCTAGATGAGTTTCTAAGAATGCATATAGAACTGGCTAATTCTGGTGAGAATGAGTCTTTAAGTGATGAAAACCAGGCCATCATCATCCTAAATTCTCTGCCAGAATCCTACAGGGAAGTAAAAACTGCCATTAAATATGGAAGGACTTCTATAACTTTGGATGAAGTTATCTCTGCCCTAAAATCAATGGACCTAGAATTAGCAATggctgcaaatgatcccaatattcttgaggaggaaattttagatgaaaatGAGTACCCCCGGCGCCCTGGAAAGCaacctatggtgaattctgatccCGGCGAGATGAGTGattcatccgactctcggggaccaccttcccccagggacgacgaggacatgtcactactacaaatatagggtttctctgcgcttttttttcaatctaaaataaaaagcgcagagaaaaggattgaaggacacttaggaactttgttactgtggttttttaaaaaaacgcaatgtaaagtaggaaaagtgggaagtgaaaactttttctctgcggttttcttaaaaaaaaacgcagagaaaagttacactacttttctccgcggttttttaagaaaaccgcagagaaataaagactttctctgcggttttattgaaaaaaccgcagagaaaagtattgtaatttttcaaaacttttaccaagcataactttgtgctcgattgtccgttttgggtattttttttaactttgatattttttcgagatctattcAAAGAAAATAATCTTTTCTttggatagatctcgaaaaaatatcaaagttaaaaaaaaacaatcaaaacggataaccgagcacaaagttatgcttggtaaaagttttgaaaaattacaatacttttctctgcggttttttcaataaaactgTACAGAAAAGTCTTTATTTCTCCGCGGttagaaaaccgcagagaaaaggttCCAGACCTATATATAAACTCATTCTTCCTCACAAGGTTCGTAAACCTACTTCATTTCGCGAAAAACTTCTTCAACAGCGGCGGTATGTCTTTCAACCTTaatcttactatttttttttcatcatttttagcTAAATCTTAAAAACTGAATTAGATGCTTGATATTTGTCTATTTTCAGGTTTTTGGTAGTAAAAATGGTTAGGATTTGATCGAAAAATTGTCCATTTTCACTGTATTTTTTTGCATacattgtgttcttgagcttcaaaataggtaatgatctatatatctttgtttgtatagtttttttttttcatcattatttttagagttaattttgtgtgaaatagacaaatagaaatcaaaattttgagaggtttttcataaatcattaatttggttgctgaattttttttcttcagatttttcggTGACAAAACCTGaaattttttttcaagttttctttgtatgcagctagatagatctcgaaaaaatatcaaagtttaaaaaaaaacaccaaaaacggagaactgagcacaaagttatgcttcaacaaagttttgaaaaattacaatacttttctctgcggttttttcaataaaaccgcagagaaaagtctttctttctcagcggttgtttaaaaaaaaccgcggagaaaagtacatctttctccgcggttggcataccacttttctctgcggtcgaatacactgcatTTTTCagtactctcgaaaaccgcagtgtattaagtaaaaaaaccgcagagaaaaaccttttttgtagtagtgtgtactacaatcccgagagatatgtcccaatcATGGAACTCGAGAATCGCCAATTGCGTACacagttggcagaagctaaaaacgcaacgaagagctagccagactagctttTGAAGCGTAGACAATTCAAACCCCGCCTCCACAAGATGCCCAGGCTCCGCCTCCACGGCACGTTCATGTCCCACCTCGTAGGCCACGGGGGTGACCGCGTAAAAATACAGCCACCAggagaacggagcaacctccgccaccagcaGAGCAGCCTGTCCTATCGAGACCCCGGAGAGGTAACCAGGCTGAAGGTTCTGCCGACCTAACTACAGAGGCACCAGCGAgaatagggaataaccgagccccctcagaGGCTCGGACCCGAAATCCTGGTGCCACGTAGAATGTTCCGGAGCATGATCGAGTGAattcagggccttctaggccACATAATGGACGACAACCACCCTCTCGAATAGggcacccaccatcaccaataaggaaCCCATCACCAGTTCGGAAGGATGCACAACCGACTTATCGTGATAGGGAAATGCAAGTTGGGAGAAGACATGGGAATGAAGAAACTACTAGGGAGTGTAGGGGTCCCCATCCCACAAGGAGtcaaatgtctcgatctcaaaCTATGGAGACAAGAAACCCATCTCGTaataatcatgcaacgagccatgtcatCGAAAGATTGGGTGACACTAGATCCGTGAGTATAAATAACCCGGAACCTTGGAATGCCAAAAATCGAGGAGATCACCCAGATTTATGGGAGCacttaaaccataatcggggacGTGATAATCCCCCAAATCCAGATGTGAGAGATCATCTCAACGGGCGCAAGCAACTGATTTACAATCCTGCGCCAAGACAGGGAACTGGAATTGTATTCAACGATAACCAACTCCCCCCAGTTTAGTCCAGGCCTCCCGTAGatctagtccaagaaaggattgagtaattggaaagagcattcaggctcttgcagAACGAACGTAGCCGGGaacgggacgaagagttcgatgaggaACTTGAGCcctttgccccacatatctctagcaccccgtttcctcaaggatttagaattcctcatgtcccgccattcGATGGAAACTCAGATCCATACAGCCACTTAAGCACATTCAACACAATTATGTGAGCTAGTAATGTAGgatacgagctcaggtgtatgctgttcccagcTTCTCTCACGGgtccagcaaaaaactggtttgaaaaatacaagAGGCATTTGATTGCCTCCTGTGATCAATTGTTgaaagatttcaagaaacaattcaaagccatggtcggcATCAGGCCCAAGGCTttaccttgaccaatgtccgataGCAGCCAAACGAGTCACTGAAAagttatctcacaaggtttaacttggaagtcgctcgagctggtgatgtcgatgacagtggccatttaatggcctTCGAGCCGGAGTAATGCTTGggagtcctctctgggaagacttGCAAAGAAATCCTGTAAGATCCTTAACCAAGTTCAATCAAAGAGCTCAGAGGTTCGTTAATGTAGACGAGGCGAGGttagcattgaatatgacctcccATCCTACAACTACAATGACAAACACTAACTCTGTCTCAACCTCGGTGGATCCTACAACTTCAAAACCCCCTGGAgacaacccttccaagagaaagaaacATGAGGGGAACAACCCCGAGGCagatgggggaaagaagaagaaaggagaaagatacttctccatatacaaggtgtataccgagctctatgagtctcgggagaatatctacctggctaatgaaaatcaGGTTCATTTTAGGTGACCCGatcccatgagaaaccaaaaggaaAAAAGAGATTCTAGcaaatattgtagattccacagagatatcgggcatacaactgatgagtgtagacaactaaaggatgagatcaaaggattgatctcgagggggtATTTCGGACAGTATGTAAGAAACTAAAATCCTAATCAAGCTTCCACCAGCCAAAGGGGAGTAGCTACACcacctgcccaaaataataactcTCGACctcgggaggatgagcgaccccctccgattgatggagaagatatgataaccatctcggggggacctcatattgcaggaTTGGGCAAGAATGCCTAgaaaagatatgtcaatgagCTAAAGACTggtgacggttctccctacgaactcGAACCTAGAGttccaaaacaacaaagggtcgaaacacaacccataacttttactgaagaGGATGCATCTCATGTCTAGTTCCCctataatgaccccctggtcatcacccttcatcTTGCGAACAAGAAGGTACACCGAttcttgattgataatgggagctcggtaaatatcctctacaaagccactttagaaaagatgggactcgcacttcgcgacctaaaagcctgtgcaactacgttgtatggcttttcaggagaagatATTGCTTgaatgggatccatcgaactccctgtgaccttgggagactacccagtctctgTAACCAAAATGATGGAGTTCGTTGTAGTGGACCTTCCATCGGCCTATAGTGTATttctcgggagacccgccctagtagggctgggggcagtatcgtcAATTAggaatttggccatcaagttcctgacttctgGGGGCATCAGAAATCTGAAAGGAAACCAGCTGGCGGGaaaggaatgctacaacatttccattagGGGGAGGAAACAGACAAGTGCACAGGCATTTGTCATAATTCGGAATATGGACAAGACGATCTTGGAAATCGACGAAGAAATCGACCCTAGAGTAGAAGAAAGATCAGACCTCGAACCATTTGAGGaactcgaagaggtcaagctcgaagaagtcgatcccccaaaaattgtgaaggtggggaaaaacctttcagaaaaaaaagtagcaattaatttgcttcttaaggaagaaccaggatgttttcgcgtggtcacattaggacatggtagggataagtccgaatgtgataagccatgcacttaacattgacaagtgcttccccccgaagcaacaaaaacgaagactcctggacgatgataggaagaaagccctaaag
It includes:
- the LOC133824366 gene encoding mulatexin-like, whose product is MKCLSNLIIIFSLAILCLGIVYADERADHTCGPSLGNPPCNEGRCCSIHNYCGGGSGYCSGGNCRYMCWFAALTGGLPRHNAVTKIISKSLYSKMFKHRIDCQSQGFYSYEAFITATESFPGFATTGDVSTRKRELSAFFGQTSQVTTGYDSSDPHAWGYCNINATAHTTTGKDYCTSSQWPCAAGKKYISRGPIQLTHNYNYGLAGKALGVDLINNPDLVATDPVVSFKTALWFWMTKHDSKPSCHDILINANSQVSSYLVIDNIINGKSQVDQSGLEKNSRVSTSVGYYKRYCDMLKVSYGKLI